In one Misgurnus anguillicaudatus chromosome 1, ASM2758022v2, whole genome shotgun sequence genomic region, the following are encoded:
- the LOC129432184 gene encoding plexin-C1, whose product MRGNLLGLFFLLKYCICDDVHNFDGDIRDFVVGNSKLFVLTDRRLHQMTNNLSLEKTKDLNGKHPNTVTLLVPFEANDTLITCATSNGGYCEVLDLNNITNSIYWETKSSIPQTNEKSIAFIVESNPNNSPNGAYLLVGRKEDANNNHTVVCLWSTLDSQPGTIFSTSDDGSTACIRTIIYVEFIDGFQISLLKFSYLFLNAKTESGWQAYAFRLNNVKGKKTDILKSITGTMLKCCNDKCRPVLIASALISSDKAVIWTGVFSAQNDPEDTALAVYDLSNVNDKDFCFFGETQCDTQPVAVVFKYKSMSSVAAVRSESWIVLFIGTKDGQLIKVVLDESFSPGCPTVLYRSDDDQKVLPRMHLDPVDSKHIYIALKNQIRRVPVVQCVKHNSLKDCRAALDPLCGWCVETRRCSTQDECLIFAWISFPNNSVQKPLLSFQVAEKSFKEMTLYLTLSLDSTRNLAIFSCTFTTAGVNLCDRSDPPAVFPNCSCDFSDQLLSEGLEILASVTVGNQKITETLMLKNCPTITDNSPKASYTQCVQCVSAGCLWSSSVKRCDWTHGPEPQLHIQDVCKDLHSDTDYKEPEILSIEPNRVSFHGRNNVLLTGRNLGSVTKIRIQYDLDCFPKESPVFDRSSDSLRFHVPPSKTKGTAKVCAVTEDDRCHGNSIITYSSQPRCTEIQPKVTWRSGGRKIHVQGNKMEFVEWVIIHPLNKELKTQYNTSSKDLWFYTHPYDGNGLINIMLKVGNVTLDCASLTQHPNPEFIGFTTAHLDNDVLVIIKKNADQLNLSMNEVKVSGVDGDDRYYCVLEKISAQTITCLIKGALISVDSVTIRVGKSFGLTMGQSSTKYLFCIRPQDTSG is encoded by the exons ATGAGAGGGAACTTACTTggattattttttcttttgaaaTATTGCATTTGCGACGATGTGCACAACTTTGATGGAGACATCAGGGACTTTGTAGTTGGTAACAGTAAATTGTTTGTTCTTACTGATCGTCGACTACATCAGATGACAAACAATCTATCTCTGGAAAAGACAAAGGATTTAAATGGCAAGCATCCAAACACAGTTACACTTCTGGTGCCTTTTGAGGCGAACGACACCCTGATTACATGCGCAACATCTAACGGTGGATACTGTGAAGTTCTTGATCTCAATAATATTACAAACAGCATTTACTGGGAAACCAAATCCAGTATACCCCAGACAAATGAGAAATCCATAGCATTCATAGTGGAAAGCAACCCTAATAACAGCCCTAATGGTGCTTACCTGTTGGTTGGGAGGAAGGAAGATGCCAATAACAACCATACTGTTGTCTGCTTGTGGAGCACTTTAGATTCTCAACCAGGCACAATTTTCTCTACATCAGACGACGGATCCACAGCCTGCATTCGTACAATAATATACGTAGAGTTTATAGACGGGTTTCAGATCAGTTTGCTCAAATTCTCGTACCTGTTTCTCAACGCAAAGACTGAGTCCGGTTGGCAAGCGTACGCGTTCAGGCTGAATAACGTCAAAGGAAAGAAGACAGACATTCTGAAGAGCATAACTGGAACAATGTTAAAATGTTGTAATGATAAATGTCGTCCTGTCCTCATCGCATCAGCTCTTATTTCTTCAGATAAAGCTGTGATCTGGACAGGTGTCTTCAGTGCGCAAAATGATCCAGAGGACACTGCGCTCGCTGTTTACGACCTCAGTAATGTTAATGACAAAGATTTCTGCTTCTTCGGTGAGACACAGTGTGATACACAG CCAGTAGCAGTAGTTTTCAAATACAAGTCAATGAGTTCAGTAGCAGCAGTTAGGAGTGAATCCTGGATTGTGCTCTTTATTGGAACCAAAGATGGACAACTGATAAAG GTTGTGTTGGATGAGAGTTTCAGTCCAGGCTGTCCCACAGTGCTGTACAGATCTGATGATGATCAAAAAGTGCTTCCCAGGATGCATTTAGATCCAGTAGATTCCAAACATATCTACATAGCTCTGAAAAACCAG ATCAGAAGAGTTCCTGTGGTTCAGTGTGTTAAACACAACTCTCTGAAAGACTGCAGAGCTGCGCTGGACCCTCTCTGTGGTTGGTGTGTTGAGACACGCAG ATGCTCCACCCAGGATGAATGCTTGATCTTTGCATGGATATCCTTCCCAAATAACTCAGTTCAGAAACCACTGCTGTCTTTTCAGGTGGCAGAGAAATCCTTTAAAGAG ATGACTCTATATCTCACCTTGAGTCTGGACAGCACACGAAATCTTGCCATCTTTTCATGTACATTCACCACAGCGGGTGTGAACCTGTGTGATAGATCTGATCCTCCTGCAGTTTTTCCAAACTGCTCCTGTGATTTTTCAGACCAGCTTCTGTCTGAAG GTTTGGAGATTTTAGCTTCAGTTACTGTTGGGAATCAGAAGATCACAGAGACCCTGATGCTGAAGAACTGCCCCACTATTACAGATAATTCACCAAAGGCTTCTTATACACA GTGTGTACAGTGCGTCTCAGCTGGATGTCTTTGGTCCTCTTCTGTCAAGCGTTGTGACTGGACACATGGTCCTGAACCACAATTACATATACAG GATGTTTGCAAAGATTTACACTCTGATACAGACTACAAA GAGCCAGAGATTCTCTCTATAGAGCCGAACAGAGTTTCTTTCCATGGCAGAAACAATGTTTTACTAACAGGAAGGAACCTGGGATCTGTCACCAAAATCCGTATTCAATATGATCTGGACTGCTTTCCAAAAGA GTCTCCTGTGTTTGATCGTTCGAGTGACAGTCTAAGGTTCCACGTTCCTCCCAGTAAAACTAAAGGAACAGCAAAAGTGTGTGCCGTTACTGAGGATGATCGTTGTCATGGTAACAGCATCATCACTTACAGTTCTCAACCCAGATGCACAGAAATACAACCCAAAGTCACCTGGAGAAG TGGTGGAAGGAAGATTCACGTACAGGGAAACAAAATGGAGTTTGTGGAATGGGTCATTATTCATCCCTTAAATAAAGAGCTCAAAACACAATACAACACAAGCTCAAAG GATTTGTGGTTTTACACCCACCCTTATGATGGCAATGGTCTCATTAATATTATGTTGAAAGTTGGTAACGTCACTTTAGACTGTGCTAGTTTGACCCAACACCCTAATCCAGAGTTCATTGGATTTACAACTGCACACCTTGACAATGATGTACTGGTGATTATAAAG aaaAATGCAGATCAGTTGAATTTGAGTATGAATGAGGTGAAGGTGTCTGGTGTAGATGGAGATGATAGATATTATTGTGTTCTGGAAAAGATTTCCGCTCAAACCATTACATGTTTGATTAAAGGAGCCCTGATCTCAGTTGACTCTGTTACT ATCAGGGTTGGAAAATCATTTGGTCTTACGATGGGACAAAGCAgtacaaaatatttgttttgcatTAGACCACAGGACACATCTGGTTAA
- the LOC129432107 gene encoding plexin-C1 codes for MRGNLLGLFFLLKYCMCDNVQNFDGDIRDFVVGRSKLFVLTDRRLHQMRHDLSLEKTKDLDATHPNTVTLLVPFESNRTLITCGTSNGGYCEILDLNDITNSIYKENLTTVPQPNEKSIAFIVDSSPNGAYLLVGNEDYIQNYQYHTIITLWSTLHSQPGTIFSTVGKDADAYIHTTRDVEFIDGFQIILLKLSYLFLNVKTESGWQAFALRLNNAKGKKKDILKSITGTMLDCCSNISYPVLIASALISSDKAVIWTGVFSAQNDPENTALAVYDLSNVDGKVKDFCFTDERCWSNPKHQPIAEVFKKSMSSVAAVRSESWIVLLIGTKDGQLIKVVLDEKFTPGCPTVLYRSDDDQKVLTKMYLDPKDSKQIYIALKNQIRRVPVFQCDKHKTLKNCRAALDPLCGWCAETRSCSTQDECLISAWISFPNNSVQKPLLSFQVAEKSSREMTLHLTLSLESTQNPAIFSCTFTTGSVNLCNGSDPAIIFPNCSCGFSDQRLSSFGVLVAVTVEDQQITETLRLKNCSSITDNTTMASYTECLQCISAGCHWSSSFKHCDWTHGFDEQFHTPDACKDLQTDYKEPKIFSIEPNRVSFHGRNNVLLTGSNLESVTKIRFQEDLDCISKEFPVFDRSSDHLKFHVPPSETKGTLKVCVVTEDDRCHGNSIITYNSQPSCTGIQPKVTWRSGGRKIHVQGINMEFVESIIIRPSNKELKSEYSTSSKDLWFYTHPYDGNGLINLMLKVGNVILDCASLTHQPDPEFIGFTTRHMDNDVLVTIKKPHVYL; via the exons ATGAGAGGGAACTTACTTggattattttttcttttaaaatattgcatGTGTGACAATGTGCAGAACTTTGATGGAGACATCAGGGACTTTGTAGTTGGTAGGAGTAAATTGTTTGTTCTTACTGACCGTCGACTACATCAGATGAGACACGATCTATCTCTGGAAAAGACTAAGGATTTGGATGCCACACATCCAAACACAGTTACACTTCTGGTGCCTTTTGAGTCGAACAGGACCCTGATTACATGCGGAACATCTAACGGTGGATACTGTGAAATTCTTGATCTCAATGATATTACAAACAGCATTTACAAAGAAAATTTAACTACTGTACCACAACCGAATGAAAAATCCATAGCATTCATAGTGGACAGCAGTCCTAATGGTGCTTACCTGTTGGTTGGAAATGAGGACTATATTCAAAATTACCAGTACCATACTATTATCACTTTGTGGAGCACTTTACATTCTCAACCAGGTACTATTTTCTCTACAGTAGGTAAGGATGCAGATGCTTACATTCATACAACAAGAGATGTGGAGTTTATAGACGGGTTTCAGATCATTTTGCTCAAACTCTCGTACCTGTTTCTCAACGTAAAGACTGAGTCCGGTTGGCAAGCGTTTGCCCTCAGGCTGAATAACGCCAAAGGAAAGAAGAAAGACATTCTGAAGAGCATAACTGGAACAATGTTGGACTGCTGTAGTAATATATCTTATCCTGTCCTCATCGCATCAGCTCTTATTTCTTCAGATAAAGCTGTGATCTGGACAGGTGTTTTCAGTGCGCAAAATGATCCGGAGAATACAGCACTCGCTGTTTACGACCTCAGTAATGTTGATGGTAAAGTTAAAGATTTCTGCTTCACAGATGAGAGGTGTTGGTCTA ATCCTAAACATCAACCAATAGCAGAAGTTTTCAAAAAGTCAATGAGTTCAGTAGCAGCAGTTAGGAGTGAATCCTGGATTGTGCTCTTAATTGGAACCAAAGATGGACAACTGATAAAG GTTGTGTTGGATGAGAAATTCACTCCAGGCTGTCCCACAGTGCTGTACAGATCTGATGATGATCAAAAAGTGCTTACCAAGATGTATTTAGATCCAAAAGATTCCAAGCAAATCTACATAGCTCTGAAAAACCAA ATCAGAAGAGTGCCTGTGTTTCAGTGTGATAAACACAAAACTCTTAAAAACTGCAGAGCTGCGCTGGATCCTCTCTGTGGTTGGTGTGCTGAGACACGGAG TTGTTCCACCCAGGATGAATGCTTGATCTCTGCATGGATATCCTTCCCAAATAACTCAGTTCAGAAACCACTGCTGTCTTTTCAGGTGGCAGAGAAATCCTCTAGAGAG ATGACTCTACATCTCACCTTGAGTTTGGAGAGCACACAAAATCCTGCCATCTTCTCATGTACATTCACCACAGGAAGTGTGAACCTTTGTAACGGATCTGATCCTGCTATAATTTTTCCAAACTGCTCCTGTGGTTTTTCAGACCAGCGTCTGTCTA GTTTCGGGGTCTTGGTTGCAGTTACTGTTGAGGATCAGCAGATCACAGAGACCCTGAGGCTGAAGAACTGCTCATCTATTACAGATAATACAACAATGGCTTCTTATACAGA GTGTCTGCAGTGCATCTCAGCTGGATGTCATTGGTCCTCTTCTTTcaagcactgtgattggacacATGGATTTGATGAACAGTTCCACACACCG GATGCCTGTAAAGATTTACAGACAGACTACAAA GAGCCAAAAATTTTCTCTATAGAGCCGAACAGAGTTTCTTTCCATGGCAGAAACAATGTTTTACTAACAGGAAGTAACCTGGAATCTGTCACCAAAATCCGTTTTCAAGAGGATCTGGACTGCATTTCAAAAGA GTTTCCTGTGTTTGATCGTTCGAGTGACCATCTGAAGTTCCACGTTCCTCCCAGTGAAACTAAAGGAACACTAAAAGTATGCGTTGTTACTGAGGATGACCGTTGTCATGGTAACAGCATCATTACTTATAATTCCCAGCCCAGCTGCACAGGAATACAACCCAAAGTCACCTGGAGAAG TGGAGGAAGGAAGATTCATGTACAGGGGATCAATATGGAGTTTGTGGAATCGATCATTATCCGTCCTTCCAATAAAGAGCTCAAATCAGAATACAGCACAAGTTCAAAG GATTTGTGGTTTTACACCCACCCTTATGATGGCAATGGTCTCATTAATTTGATGTTGAAAGTTGGTAACGTCATTTTAGACTGTGCTAGTTTGACCCACCAGCCTGATCCAGAGTTCATTGGATTTACAACCAGACACATGGACAATGATGTACTGGTGACTATAAAG AAACCACATGTGTATCTGTGA